One region of Carya illinoinensis cultivar Pawnee chromosome 8, C.illinoinensisPawnee_v1, whole genome shotgun sequence genomic DNA includes:
- the LOC122318014 gene encoding calvin cycle protein CP12-1, chloroplastic, whose protein sequence is MAAAMAVLNLSSPRVPAKAADTPKSAQSIKLPWLGHPWKRSTQFGAGRMHVRPVAAAPDKISEKVADSIKGAEEACAGDPASGECVAAWDEVEELSAAASHARDKKKESDPLEAYCKDNPETDECRTYED, encoded by the coding sequence ATGGCAGCAGCCATGGCCGTTCTAAACCTGTCCAGCCCTAGGGTCCCAGCCAAGGCAGCAGACACACCAAAGAGCGCCCAGAGCATCAAGCTCCCCTGGCTCGGCCACCCTTGGAAGAGGTCGACCCAGTTCGGAGCTGGTCGCATGCACGTCCGACCTGTGGCTGCAGCCCCAGATAAGATATCGGAAAAGGTAGCGGACAGCATCAAGGGTGCAGAGGAGGCGTGCGCGGGTGACCCAGCAAGCGGGGAGTGCGTTGCGGCATGGGACGAGGTTGAGGAGCTGAGTGCGGCGGCTAGCCATGCACGGGACAAGAAGAAAGAGTCAGACCCCCTGGAGGCCTACTGTAAGGACAACCCGGAGACCGACGAGTGCCGCACCTATGAAGACTGA
- the LOC122274406 gene encoding protein FAR1-RELATED SEQUENCE 5-like, which translates to MTKYGLVGNYWLENLYNRRHKWVPAYLRTTFCAGMSTTQRSESMNKFFKDYVCSSMMVSDFVHQYEKTLDARYFKKKEKDVRTKSTKAVLKTYWSIEEEAASIYPRKSFKIFQDELFNSQQYKASKVQKEGESKIYAVAPNGKEKPIYYVTLESGEAKAICTCHMFEFLGIVCRHILCVLTKKSKLDVLPYHYVVERWTINAKSRVILEIPVFEGYVVTQEDPIMRKNKLMMQFYDIADLGSQSSFKMNHLSLALEKVHRELLLMENIGEKNFEVGDMSHNDSPILRSQVISNVSQTIQNPQHVPTKGRPKSLRAKNPKETQSVKKRHYSICKIEGHTKNNCPLFGGIGNINDNISQRLDIEEQN; encoded by the exons ATGACAAAATATGGTTTGGTTGGTAATTATTGGCTGGAAAATCTTTATAACCGACGACATAAGTGGGTTCCGGCTTACTTACGAACCACGTTTTGTGCTGGTATGTCAACCACACAAAGGAGTGAGagcatgaataaatttttcaagGATTATGTTTGTTCGAGCATGATGGTGAGTGATTTTGTTCATCAGTACGAGAAAACCTTAGATGCAcgctattttaagaaaaaagagaaggatGTGAGAACGAAATCAACTAAGGCGGTTTTGAAAACATATTGGTCAATTGAGGAAGAGGCAGCGTCAATATATCCAAGGAAGTCATTCAAAATCTTTCAAGATGAGCTATTTAATAGCCAACAATACAAAGCGTCCAAAGTTCAGAAAGAAGGTGAAAGTAAGATATATGCGGTGGCACCTAATGGCAAAGAGAAACCCATTTATTATGTGACTTTGGAGAGTGGAGAAGCGAAGGCAATATGTACATGTCATATGTTTGAGTTTTTGGGTATTGTTTGTAGGCATATCCTATGTGTCCtaacaaagaaatcaaaattaGATGTGTTACCATATCACTATGTGGTTGAGCGATGGACAATCAATGCTAAGAGTCGAGTTATTCTTGAAATACCAGTTTTTGAGGGGTATGTAGTGACACAAGAAGATCCGATAATGCGAAAAAACAAGTTGATGATGCAGTTTTACGATATTGCAGACCTTGGCTCACAatcaagttttaaaatgaaCCATCTTTCTCTTGCCTTGGAGAAGGTCCACAGGGAGTTGCTTTTAATGGAAAATATTGGAGAAAAAAATTTCGAAGTCGGGGACATGTCACATAATGATTCCCCTATATTAAGATCACAAGTAATATCAAATGTATCACAAACCATACAAAATCCTCAACACGTGCCAACGAAAGGAAGACCGAAATCCTTGAGAGCAAAGAATCCGAAAGAAACTCAATCAGTGAAGAAAAGGCATTATAGCATTTGCAAAATTGAGGGTCATACGAAGAACAACTGCCCATTGTTCGG GGGTATTGGAAATATAAATGACAACATATCACAACGGCTTGATattgaagaacaaaattag
- the LOC122274405 gene encoding protein FAR1-RELATED SEQUENCE 5-like, with protein MLIDILLITLFYVGTKDFGWSSDSDDIEIVISRNCSQDFVNETIEDETMEEQYDVSMRDGLDVGDDVNLGVGDGDGIISISTSSSENLEPFVGKEFDEVEDAQTFYKAYARRKDFIMRTNHTQLSREDRKLVAVHYVCTREGFRRESLKQKERKNPELAETKIGCKVTMCIKNDDERWIVCKFVPEHNHVLLTPRSTSLLRGHRGVTRVQKKFILTLNESGIPTRKIMSVLSKESRGDFNIGCIGKDVENYLGNKRRKLFEEGNVQRLYAYFVDRQCKEPEFVYSMQIDENECMRSCFWADARSRSTYQYFGDVVTFDTTYLTNIHKMPFVPFSRVNHHHQTIMFGCALLVNETTESYIWLLRTWQEAMLGRAPLTIITDDDKAMEKAIAEVLPNTIHRLCLWHILQKFSEHLAHVYNKFLEFSKEFYHCIHETITCDEFEEE; from the coding sequence ATGTTaattgatattttattgattacaTTGTTTTATGTTGGGACGAAGGATTTTGGGTGGAGTTCGGATAGTGATGACATTGAGATAGTGATTAGTAGAAACTGTTCACAAGACTTTGTAAATGAAACTATTGAGGATGAAACCATGGAAGAGCAATATGATGTGAGCATGAGAGATGGATTGGATGTGGGAGATGACGTTAATTTGGGAGTTGGTGATGGAGATGGAATCATTTCGATTTCCACTTCCAGTAGTGAAAATCTTGAACCGTTCGTTGGGAAGGAATTTGATGAGGTTGAGGATGCCCAAACATTTTACAAGGCGTATGCAAGACGAAAAGATTTTATAATGAGAACCAATCATACGCAATTATCCAGAGAGGACAGAAAATTAGTTGCAGTACACTATGTTTGTACAAGGGAAGGATTTAGGCGTGAAagtctcaaacaaaaagaaagaaaaaatcccgAACTTGCTGAAACAAAGATTGGTTGTAAAGTTACCATGTGTATAAAAAATGATGATGAAAGGTGGATAGTTTGCAAGTTTGTGCCTGAACACAACCATGTGCTACTGACACCAAGAAGTACGAGCTTGCTCCGTGGACATAGAGGGGTAACGCGTGTGCAAAAGAAATTCATTCTCACTTTGAATGAGTCCGGCATACCGACAAGGAAGATAATGTCGGTCTTGAGCAAAGAATCACGTGGTGATTTTAACATAGGTTGTATTGGTAAAGACGTTGAAAATTATTtgggaaataaaagaagaaaattgtttgAAGAGGGAAATGTACAAAGATTGTATGCATACTTTGTTGATCGACAGTGTAAAGAACCTGAGTTTGTATATTCCATGCAGATTGATGAGAATGAGTGTATGAGAAGCTGTTTTTGGGCAGATGCAAGATCAAGGTCTACATAtcaatattttggagatgttgtcACGTTTGATACGACATACCTCACAAACATTCATAAGATGCCATTTGTGCCGTTTTCAAGAGTAAATCACCATCACCAAACCATAATGTTTGGTTGTGCATTGTTAGTCAATGAAACAACTGAATCCTATATATGGTTATTGAGGACATGGCAGGAAGCAATGCTGGGGCGTGCCCCTTTAACTATTATTACTGATGATGACAAAGCCATGGAGAAGGCAATTGCAGAGGTACTTCCAAATACTATTCACCGGTTGTGCTTGTGGCATATTTTGCAAAAATTTTCAGAACATTTGGCACATGTTTACAACAAGTTTCTGGAATTTTCGAAAGAGTTCTATCATTGTATTCATGAGACAATAACATGTGATGAATTTGAGGAGGAATGA
- the LOC122274209 gene encoding ribosomal RNA small subunit methyltransferase produces MAGGKIKKEKSKSGKGAHAPYQGGISFHKSKGQHILKNPLLVDTIVQKAGIKSTDVILEIGPGTGNLTKKLLEAGKMVIAVEVDPRMVLELQRRFQGTPLSNRLKVIQGDVLKTELPYFDICVANIPYQISSPLTFKLLSHQPAFRCAIIMFQREFAMRLVAQPGDKLYCRLTVNTQLLARIFHLLKVGKNNFRPPPKVDSSVVRIEPRKPRIEVKQKEWDGFLRICFNRKNKTLGSIFRQKTVLSLLEKNYKTLQALQLSQGLVENKDPDMDFSRLGDSNENEAMEIDDDEMDEELDVEGGDAEGEASEFKDKILGVLKEGDFEDKRSSKLTLQEFLYLLSLFNKAGIHFS; encoded by the exons ATGGCCGGTGGAAAGATAAAGAAGGAGAAATCAAAGTCGGGCAAGGGAGCTCACGCGCCGTACCAGGGAGGAATATCGTTCCACAAGTCGAAAGGGCAGCACATCCTGAAGAACCCTTTGCTGGTGGACACCATAGTCCAAAAAGCAGGGATCAAGAGCACCGATGTCATCCTTGAGATTGGTCCCGGTACCGGTAACCTGACCAAAAAGCTTCTCGAGGCCGGGAAGATGGTTATTGCCGTTGAAGTCGACCCTCGCATGGTTCTCGAGTTGCAGCGTCGCTTTCAGGGCACCCCTTTATCCAATCGCCTCAAG GTTATACAAGGAGATGTTCTCAAGACTGAACTTCCCTATTTTGATATCTGCGTGGCGAACATACCTTATCAGATCTCCTCTCCTCTGACGTTCAAGTTATTGAGTCACCAGCCGGCTTTCAGATGTGCGATTATAATGTTTCAGCGGGAATTTGCTATGAGACTGGTAGCTCAGCCTGGTGACAAACTCTACTGTCGTCTTACTGTGAATACCCAGCTCCTGGCTCGGATCTTCCACCTCCTCAAAGTCGGAAAAAACAATTTTCGGCCTCCTCCTAAGGTTGATTCCTCTGTAGTTAGAATCGAGCCTAGAAAACCACGCATTGAGGTGAAGCAAAAGGAGTGGGATGGATTTCTGCGAATTTGTTTTAACAGGAAGAACAAAACCCTTGGTTCAATTTTTAGGCAGAAGACTGTCCTCTCTTTGCTGGAGAAGAACTACAAAACCTTGCAGGCGCTACAACTTTCACAAGGTTTGGTGGAGAATAAGGATCCTGACATGGATTTCTCGAGGCTAGGGGATTCTAATGAGAACGAAGCCATGGagattgatgatgatgaaatGGATGAAGAATTGGATGTGGAAGGTGGTGATGCAGAAGGGGAGGCATCTGAATTTAAAGATAAGATTTTGGGTGTGTTGAAGGAGGGAGATTTTGAAGATAAGAGGTCATCCAAGCTCACACTACAGGAGTTCTTGTACCTGCTCTCTTTGTTCAACAAGGCTGGGATACATTTTTCTTAG